One region of Oxalobacteraceae bacterium OTU3CAMAD1 genomic DNA includes:
- a CDS encoding D-alanyl-D-alanine carboxypeptidase, producing MFRRLILAGLLAAGAVHAADLPEPVARLMQSAQIPPEAAGIVVLRGDTTLISHNAQQSMQPASTMKLFTTLAALERLGPVFRGRTELLTSAPLVNGVLQGDLILRGGADADFNEDVLGHMLRALRNQGIKGIKGDIVLDRQLFQPSRPDLGQPQFDEYPWAYYNVVPDALLVNTNLLKVEMRSVGGKLSLAMMPDMDQVSVRSEMAASDAPCPAWENGWRNPDFKRNGDKIEVVLHGSFPRDCVKSISINVLDPHDYLARLVRGTWQKLGGTLKGEVREASAPTPPALEAQAPAANASNADTDATAATNVPTAPPAAVPAPATTPVLRLLAEHVARPLPEVLRETNKNSDNTLARTIFLSLGSLEADPVLGSRPLPPDAAQPTTAARAEAAIRAWLQQHAIDGNGLVFDNGSGLSRTERATPAQVAGVLQAGLKSLWMPEFLSSLPIAATDGTMRRRLKDSPAAMRARIKTGSLKGVIAIAGYVQDANNQPVIVVAMLNDEHVANGAGRAVLDALIDWVARSGVPAAGVTPAVPNAPYAPSAPSATR from the coding sequence ATGTTTCGTCGTCTCATCCTTGCCGGCCTGCTTGCCGCCGGCGCCGTCCACGCCGCCGACCTGCCGGAGCCGGTCGCGCGCCTGATGCAGTCGGCGCAAATCCCGCCGGAGGCCGCCGGCATCGTCGTGCTGCGCGGCGACACCACGCTCATTTCCCACAACGCCCAGCAAAGCATGCAGCCGGCATCGACGATGAAGCTGTTCACCACGCTGGCGGCGCTCGAGCGGCTGGGGCCGGTGTTCCGCGGCCGCACCGAATTGCTGACCAGCGCCCCGCTCGTCAACGGCGTGCTGCAGGGCGACCTGATCCTGCGCGGCGGCGCCGACGCCGACTTCAACGAGGACGTGCTGGGCCACATGCTGCGCGCGCTGCGCAACCAGGGCATCAAAGGCATCAAGGGCGACATCGTGCTGGACCGGCAACTGTTCCAGCCGTCGCGGCCCGACCTCGGCCAGCCGCAGTTCGACGAATATCCATGGGCGTACTACAACGTCGTGCCGGACGCGCTGCTGGTCAACACCAACCTGCTGAAGGTGGAGATGCGCTCGGTCGGCGGCAAGCTGTCGCTGGCGATGATGCCGGACATGGACCAGGTCAGCGTGCGCTCGGAAATGGCCGCCAGCGACGCGCCTTGTCCAGCGTGGGAGAACGGCTGGCGCAATCCGGACTTCAAGCGCAACGGCGACAAGATCGAAGTCGTGCTCCACGGCAGCTTCCCCCGCGATTGCGTCAAATCGATCAGCATCAACGTGCTCGACCCGCACGACTATCTGGCGCGCCTGGTGCGCGGTACGTGGCAAAAACTGGGCGGCACGTTGAAGGGCGAGGTGCGCGAAGCGAGCGCGCCGACGCCGCCCGCGCTTGAGGCACAGGCACCGGCCGCCAATGCCTCCAATGCCGACACCGACGCCACCGCCGCCACGAACGTACCCACCGCGCCGCCGGCGGCCGTGCCCGCGCCGGCCACCACGCCGGTGTTGCGCCTGTTGGCCGAGCACGTCGCCCGGCCGCTACCGGAAGTGCTGCGCGAGACCAACAAAAACTCCGACAACACGCTGGCGCGCACGATTTTCCTGAGCCTGGGCAGCCTGGAGGCCGACCCGGTCCTCGGCAGCCGCCCGCTGCCGCCGGACGCCGCCCAGCCCACCACGGCCGCCCGCGCCGAGGCGGCGATCCGCGCCTGGCTGCAACAGCACGCCATCGACGGCAACGGCCTGGTGTTCGACAACGGCTCGGGCCTGTCGCGCACCGAGCGCGCCACGCCGGCGCAAGTGGCCGGCGTGCTGCAAGCGGGCCTGAAAAGCCTGTGGATGCCCGAATTCCTCTCCAGCCTGCCGATCGCGGCCACCGACGGCACCATGCGCCGGCGCCTCAAGGACAGCCCGGCGGCGATGCGCGCGCGCATCAAGACCGGCAGCCTCAAGGGCGTCATCGCCATCGCCGGCTATGTGCAGGACGCCAACAACCAGCCCGTCATCGTGGTGGCCATGCTCAACGACGAGCACGTCGCCAACGGCGCCGGCCGCGCCGTGCTCGACGCGCTGATCGACTGGGTGGCGCGCTCCGGCGTGCCCGCAGCCGGCGTCACCCCCGCCGTCCCCAACGCTCCCTACGCGCCGAGCGCGCCTTCGGCCACCAGGTAG
- a CDS encoding LysR family transcriptional regulator, producing the protein MEMLKEMAIFAQVVDSGGFSAAARQLGLTTSAVSRHVSRLETYMGGRLLQRTTRSVSLTELGEQVHAACVRMVNTAREIHALAGSYSARPNGVVRISAPVVLGQLWLAPLLPAFLDRYPEVDVRLSLVDRNVDLIEEGIDLAIRISADLAPGLAARPLGPMRYVLVASPQYLAANGTPATPQELPGHRCNYLGYARFGAAWTMRREGAGGPEIASIRVPSRLTINNSAALMAVVEAGGGIGLVPDFTARSALAQGRAVRILADWTFDEPYAGTVHAVYMPGPHLALKVRAMIDYLVAEGALGA; encoded by the coding sequence ATGGAAATGCTGAAGGAAATGGCGATTTTCGCGCAGGTGGTCGATAGTGGCGGGTTTTCCGCCGCCGCGCGCCAATTGGGTCTGACGACGTCGGCCGTCAGCCGCCACGTGTCGCGGCTGGAAACTTATATGGGCGGGCGGCTGTTGCAGCGGACCACGCGCTCGGTGTCGCTGACTGAGCTGGGCGAGCAGGTGCACGCCGCCTGCGTCCGCATGGTGAACACGGCGCGCGAGATCCACGCACTGGCCGGCAGCTACAGCGCGCGGCCCAACGGCGTGGTGCGCATCAGCGCGCCGGTGGTGTTGGGGCAGCTATGGCTGGCGCCCTTGCTGCCGGCGTTTCTGGACCGCTACCCGGAGGTCGATGTCCGCCTGTCGCTGGTGGACCGCAATGTCGATCTGATCGAGGAGGGCATCGACCTGGCCATCCGCATTTCGGCCGACCTGGCGCCCGGGCTGGCCGCGCGGCCGCTGGGGCCGATGCGCTATGTGCTGGTGGCGTCGCCGCAGTATCTCGCCGCGAACGGGACGCCGGCCACGCCGCAGGAGTTGCCCGGGCATCGTTGCAACTATCTGGGGTATGCGCGTTTCGGCGCGGCCTGGACCATGCGGCGCGAAGGTGCCGGAGGGCCGGAAATCGCCAGCATCCGCGTGCCGTCGCGCTTGACGATCAATAACAGCGCGGCACTGATGGCGGTGGTGGAGGCCGGCGGTGGCATCGGCCTGGTGCCCGATTTCACCGCGCGCTCGGCGCTGGCGCAGGGGCGCGCGGTGCGGATTTTGGCGGACTGGACGTTCGACGAGCCGTATGCCGGCACCGTGCACGCGGTCTACATGCCCGGCCCGCACCTGGCGTTGAAGGTCCGGGCCATGATCGACTACCTGGTGGCCGAAGGCGCGCTCGGCGCGTAG
- a CDS encoding aldo/keto reductase produces the protein MKQRNLGNQGLTVSAQGLGCMGMSNTYGPADQTEAVATLHRAVDLGVNFFDTAEQYGPYENEALLGRAFAGRRGEVILATKFGFDIRDGKTVGVTSDPAGIRAKVEGSLRRLNTDYIDLLYQHRIDPLVPVEEVVGVMADLVREGKVRYLGLSEAGVANIRRAHAVHPISAVQSEYSLWERNLEADVIPALRELGIGLVAFSPLGRGFLAGTAKRAEEYPPSDFRHLDPRLQGGNFDRNMQAAAIVRELADARRVTPGQIALAWAMHKGDDIVTIPGTRRRTYLEQNVAAAEIALDAREMGVLDNALKQVAGPRYSQERMAMVDR, from the coding sequence ATGAAACAACGCAATTTGGGCAATCAAGGGTTGACGGTATCGGCGCAGGGCCTCGGCTGCATGGGCATGAGCAACACCTACGGCCCGGCCGACCAGACCGAGGCGGTCGCCACGCTGCACCGCGCGGTCGACCTTGGCGTGAATTTCTTCGACACCGCCGAGCAATACGGTCCATATGAGAATGAAGCGCTGCTGGGCCGCGCCTTTGCCGGGCGTCGCGGGGAAGTCATCCTCGCCACCAAGTTCGGCTTCGACATCCGCGACGGCAAGACCGTCGGCGTCACCAGCGACCCGGCCGGCATCCGCGCCAAGGTCGAAGGCTCGTTGCGCCGGCTGAACACCGACTACATCGATCTGCTGTACCAGCACCGCATCGATCCGCTGGTCCCGGTGGAGGAGGTGGTCGGCGTGATGGCCGATCTGGTCCGCGAGGGCAAGGTGCGCTATCTCGGGCTGTCCGAGGCGGGCGTGGCCAACATCCGCCGCGCGCACGCGGTGCACCCGATCAGCGCGGTGCAAAGCGAGTATTCGCTGTGGGAGCGCAACCTGGAGGCGGACGTGATCCCGGCGCTGCGCGAGCTCGGCATCGGCCTGGTGGCGTTCAGTCCGCTGGGACGCGGCTTTCTGGCCGGCACCGCCAAGCGCGCGGAGGAATATCCGCCGAGCGACTTCCGCCATCTGGACCCGCGCCTGCAAGGCGGGAATTTCGACCGCAACATGCAGGCCGCCGCCATCGTGCGCGAGCTGGCCGACGCGCGGCGGGTCACGCCCGGGCAAATCGCGCTGGCGTGGGCGATGCACAAGGGCGACGACATCGTGACGATTCCCGGCACGCGCCGCCGCACGTATCTGGAGCAGAATGTGGCCGCAGCCGAGATCGCGCTCGATGCCCGGGAGATGGGCGTACTCGACAACGCGTTGAAGCAGGTCGCGGGGCCGCGCTATAGCCAGGAGCGGATGGCGATGGTGGACCGGTAA
- a CDS encoding M15 family metallopeptidase → MTSPIHCETIAGHPDFRHLDTIQGIAVDLRYATPDNFVGRDLYSPLDCSFLHKDAAAALERAVAWLAARRPDYKFLVLDALRPQRVQEQLWQALQGTDLLGYIADPTRGSIHSFGMALDVTLVDAQGSELDMGTGFDDLSERSHPAKEALLLARGELSMQHIENRRWLRGAMFQAGFVGINSEWWHFDCGDRLKVRRDYARVL, encoded by the coding sequence ATGACGTCTCCCATCCACTGCGAAACGATTGCCGGCCACCCAGATTTTCGTCATCTCGACACCATCCAGGGAATCGCCGTCGATCTGCGCTACGCGACGCCGGACAACTTTGTCGGCAGGGATCTCTACTCGCCGTTGGACTGTTCCTTTCTGCATAAAGATGCGGCGGCCGCGCTCGAGCGGGCAGTCGCATGGCTGGCGGCGCGCCGTCCGGATTACAAGTTTTTAGTATTGGACGCCCTGCGCCCGCAACGGGTGCAGGAGCAACTGTGGCAAGCGCTGCAGGGAACCGATCTGCTCGGCTATATCGCCGATCCGACGCGTGGTTCGATCCACTCGTTCGGCATGGCACTGGACGTCACGCTAGTGGACGCGCAAGGCTCCGAGCTGGACATGGGGACCGGTTTTGACGACCTGAGTGAGCGCTCGCATCCGGCCAAAGAGGCACTTTTGCTGGCGCGGGGTGAGTTGAGCATGCAGCACATTGAAAACCGCCGCTGGCTGCGGGGGGCGATGTTCCAGGCCGGCTTTGTCGGCATCAACAGCGAATGGTGGCACTTCGACTGCGGTGATCGGCTGAAGGTGCGGCGGGACTACGCGCGCGTGCTGTAA
- a CDS encoding ATPase: MVNGLGLGIDAGGTQTRWALADSAGVIVAEGAVDGMSATQMGNDAGREAVRAVFATLAGQVLAAGRPVAVCAGLTGFDGAARLPAQWLAELLNVAPATVTVRSDIEIAYLDGFAPSEGYLVYAGTGSIAAWIAPDGQFHRAGGRGVTLDDGGGGFWIAREAMRHIWRLEDEEPGAWRRSAMARAVFDQVGGSDWALSRQFIYGQERGAIGRLALAVAASADADPVARGILEEAGRELARIALALVRRYGPRPIALAGRAATLHPLIALTMRAALPEALLLTQRETQAHHAAARIALNSLN, translated from the coding sequence ATGGTGAACGGCCTGGGCCTCGGCATCGACGCGGGCGGCACGCAAACCCGCTGGGCCCTGGCCGATTCGGCCGGCGTCATCGTCGCAGAGGGTGCGGTTGACGGCATGTCGGCCACGCAGATGGGCAATGACGCCGGCCGCGAGGCCGTGCGCGCCGTCTTCGCCACGTTGGCGGGGCAGGTGCTGGCCGCCGGCCGCCCCGTGGCAGTGTGCGCCGGCCTGACCGGTTTCGACGGCGCCGCCAGGTTGCCGGCGCAATGGCTGGCCGAGCTGCTGAACGTCGCGCCGGCCACCGTGACGGTGCGCAGCGATATCGAAATCGCCTATCTGGACGGCTTCGCGCCAAGCGAGGGCTATCTGGTGTACGCCGGCACCGGCTCGATCGCCGCCTGGATCGCGCCGGACGGCCAGTTCCACCGCGCCGGCGGACGGGGCGTGACCCTCGACGACGGCGGCGGCGGCTTCTGGATCGCGCGCGAGGCGATGCGCCACATCTGGCGGCTGGAGGACGAGGAGCCCGGCGCGTGGCGGCGCTCGGCCATGGCGCGCGCGGTGTTCGACCAAGTCGGCGGCAGCGACTGGGCCTTGTCGCGCCAGTTCATTTATGGGCAGGAGCGGGGCGCGATCGGGCGGCTGGCGCTGGCCGTCGCCGCCAGCGCCGACGCCGACCCGGTCGCGCGTGGCATCCTGGAAGAAGCCGGGCGCGAACTGGCGCGCATCGCGCTGGCGCTGGTGCGCCGCTATGGGCCGCGCCCCATTGCATTGGCCGGACGCGCAGCCACCTTGCATCCGCTGATCGCGCTGACGATGCGCGCGGCGCTGCCCGAAGCGTTGTTACTGACGCAGCGCGAAACACAAGCGCACCACGCGGCGGCCCGTATTGCTCTAAACTCACTAAATTGA
- a CDS encoding family 10 glycosylhydrolase: protein MVLVFNAKKRLTLTAGVAGVMAALLEGCSSTPTAPVADGATAPPPAPPPGTPRQPGAIAPPPAPPFDPNMPPPAPREFRAAWVSTVANIDWPSRSNLSSEKQQAEAIAILERCKALNLNAIVLQVRPSADAIYPSELEPWSEFLTGQQGRAPKGGYDPLQFWIEQAHARGLELHAWFNPYRARHATAKSALARNHIANTNPEAVKTYGRYLWMDPGESAASQRTLDVILDVVRRYDIDGVHIDDYFYPYPIDTPNAAGPEGVALDGGGAGGKQELEFPDQPSWQRYLLGGGTLDRPHWRRQNVNSLIQALYIGIHKEKSWVRFGISPFGIGRPDRRPAGIVGLSQYDKLYADAELWLNNGWLDYLAPQLYWPVAQAPQAFDVLLDYWLAQNTRGRHVWPGLYTSRIDNTAKTFAPEEIVKQIGVTRSRAGARGHLHFSIAALMENRKGITDQLKARTYQAPALSPATPWLGAELPSAPSATAKRESQGVGLRLAAGGGKPVTHYAIWSRYGSEWRFAVAPASRAVLLLADDAAGQAAEMVVVSAVDRLGNESPRISVYKRS from the coding sequence ATGGTTTTGGTTTTTAATGCAAAGAAACGGCTGACCTTGACCGCCGGCGTGGCCGGCGTTATGGCGGCGCTGCTGGAGGGTTGTTCAAGCACGCCGACGGCGCCCGTCGCCGATGGCGCCACTGCGCCGCCGCCCGCGCCCCCGCCCGGCACGCCGCGCCAGCCCGGCGCCATCGCGCCGCCGCCGGCGCCGCCGTTCGATCCGAACATGCCGCCGCCGGCGCCGCGCGAGTTCCGCGCGGCCTGGGTGTCGACCGTCGCCAATATCGACTGGCCCAGCCGCAGCAACCTGAGTTCCGAGAAGCAGCAGGCCGAGGCCATCGCTATCCTGGAGCGTTGCAAGGCGCTGAACCTGAACGCCATCGTGCTGCAGGTGCGCCCGAGCGCCGACGCCATCTATCCGTCCGAGCTCGAGCCGTGGTCGGAGTTCCTGACCGGCCAGCAGGGCCGCGCGCCCAAGGGCGGCTACGATCCGCTGCAGTTCTGGATCGAGCAGGCGCACGCGCGCGGGCTCGAGCTGCACGCGTGGTTCAATCCCTACCGCGCCCGCCACGCGACGGCCAAGTCGGCGCTGGCGCGCAACCATATCGCCAACACCAACCCGGAGGCGGTCAAGACCTACGGCCGCTATCTGTGGATGGACCCGGGCGAGTCGGCCGCCTCGCAGCGCACGCTTGACGTCATCCTCGACGTGGTGCGCCGCTACGACATCGACGGCGTGCACATCGACGATTATTTCTATCCGTACCCGATCGACACGCCCAACGCGGCCGGCCCCGAGGGCGTGGCGCTCGACGGCGGCGGCGCGGGCGGCAAGCAGGAACTCGAATTCCCGGACCAGCCGTCTTGGCAGCGCTATCTGCTCGGCGGCGGAACGCTGGACCGGCCGCACTGGCGGCGCCAGAACGTTAATTCGCTGATCCAGGCCTTGTACATCGGCATCCACAAGGAAAAGAGCTGGGTGCGCTTCGGCATCAGCCCGTTCGGCATCGGCCGGCCGGACCGGCGTCCCGCAGGCATCGTCGGCCTCAGCCAGTACGACAAGCTGTACGCGGACGCCGAGCTGTGGCTCAACAACGGCTGGCTCGACTATCTGGCGCCGCAGCTGTACTGGCCGGTGGCGCAGGCGCCGCAGGCGTTCGACGTGCTGCTCGACTACTGGCTGGCGCAGAATACGCGCGGGCGCCATGTCTGGCCGGGGCTCTACACCAGCCGCATCGACAACACCGCCAAGACGTTCGCGCCGGAGGAGATCGTCAAGCAGATCGGCGTCACGCGCAGCCGCGCCGGCGCAAGGGGCCACCTGCACTTTTCGATCGCCGCGCTGATGGAGAACCGCAAGGGCATCACCGACCAGCTCAAGGCGCGCACTTACCAGGCGCCGGCGCTGTCGCCGGCCACGCCGTGGCTGGGGGCTGAGCTGCCTTCCGCGCCGAGCGCGACCGCCAAGCGCGAATCGCAGGGCGTGGGGCTGCGCCTGGCGGCCGGCGGCGGCAAGCCGGTGACGCATTACGCGATCTGGAGCCGCTACGGTTCCGAGTGGCGCTTCGCCGTGGCGCCCGCGTCGCGTGCGGTGCTGCTGTTGGCGGATGACGCGGCCGGGCAGGCGGCCGAGATGGTGGTGGTCAGCGCCGTCGATCGGCTGGGCAACGAAAGCCCGCGCATCAGCGTCTACAAACGGAGCTGA
- a CDS encoding MFS transporter, with protein MKSAQQRNPWSWVPSISFSQAVPYVAVMMLSTVMYKNLGISNTDLAFYTAWLYLPWVIKPLWSPLVELVGTKRRWIVLLQLLTGASLACVALTLHLPQFFALSLAVLWLMAFSSATHDIASDGYYMLGLPTQGQQAAFVGVRSAFYKLAMIAGQGGIVYMAGELIKSSGDPAWAWSVVFGVMSALFLLLCAYHHFVLPRPDSDRSHAGGGALWTDFINTFRSFFQKPGIGAILGFLLLYRLGEAQLLKMAAPFLLDPRDQGGLGLTTSEFGLVYGTIGVCALVLGGLAGGVVISRFGLKRALWPMVFIMHVPDLVFVYLATALPTDIVLISACLAVEQFGYGFGFAAFMLYMILVADGEHKTAHYAICTGFMALGMMLPGMVSGWIQDHLGYQNFFIWACISTLPAFFMTARVTIPAEFGKK; from the coding sequence ATGAAGTCAGCGCAACAACGCAACCCGTGGAGCTGGGTGCCCAGCATTTCATTTAGCCAGGCCGTGCCCTACGTCGCCGTGATGATGCTGTCGACGGTGATGTACAAAAACCTGGGCATCTCCAACACCGATCTAGCCTTCTATACCGCCTGGCTGTACCTGCCGTGGGTGATCAAGCCGCTGTGGTCGCCGCTGGTCGAGCTGGTCGGCACCAAGCGGCGCTGGATCGTGCTGCTGCAGTTGTTGACGGGCGCGTCGCTGGCGTGCGTGGCGCTGACGCTGCACCTGCCGCAGTTCTTCGCCCTGAGCCTGGCCGTACTGTGGCTGATGGCGTTCAGCTCGGCCACCCACGATATCGCCTCCGACGGCTATTACATGCTGGGCCTGCCGACCCAGGGCCAGCAGGCCGCCTTCGTCGGCGTGCGCAGCGCGTTTTACAAGCTGGCGATGATCGCCGGCCAGGGCGGCATCGTCTACATGGCCGGCGAGTTGATCAAGTCCAGCGGCGATCCGGCCTGGGCCTGGTCGGTGGTGTTCGGCGTGATGTCGGCGCTGTTCCTGCTGCTGTGCGCCTACCACCATTTTGTTTTGCCGCGCCCGGATTCGGACCGCAGCCATGCCGGCGGCGGCGCGTTGTGGACCGATTTCATCAATACCTTCCGCAGCTTTTTCCAGAAGCCGGGAATCGGCGCCATCCTCGGCTTCCTGCTGCTGTACCGGCTGGGCGAGGCGCAGTTGCTCAAAATGGCGGCGCCGTTCCTGCTCGATCCGCGCGACCAGGGCGGCCTGGGCTTGACGACGTCGGAGTTCGGCCTGGTCTACGGCACCATCGGCGTGTGCGCGCTGGTGCTGGGCGGCCTGGCCGGCGGCGTGGTCATTTCGCGCTTCGGCCTCAAGCGCGCGCTGTGGCCGATGGTGTTCATCATGCACGTGCCGGACCTGGTGTTCGTCTACCTGGCGACGGCCTTGCCGACCGATATCGTGCTCATTTCGGCCTGCCTGGCGGTCGAGCAGTTCGGCTACGGCTTCGGCTTCGCCGCCTTTATGCTGTACATGATCCTGGTGGCCGACGGCGAGCACAAGACCGCCCATTACGCGATCTGCACCGGCTTCATGGCGCTGGGCATGATGTTGCCGGGAATGGTCAGCGGCTGGATACAGGACCACCTCGGCTATCAAAACTTTTTCATCTGGGCATGTATTTCAACCTTGCCGGCGTTTTTCATGACGGCAAGGGTGACTATTCCGGCTGAATTCGGTAAGAAATAA
- a CDS encoding AraC family transcriptional regulator, whose protein sequence is MATCARRCGSGLDYHSVIIMLDKLTSLMLRHAPADGMHDCALPGVTLIRSSTPTTPMPAVYEPSICVMAQGSKQVLAGEQILNYDSTRYLIAAVDVPAVGAVTEATVERPYLCVYYRFNRPELTKLALKVDAAARRDGISGPVRGLAVHDMTPQLVDAFTRLVELLDTPADIDTLAPLIEQEIIYRLATGPARAVMHHIATGDRSLNQVSRAIGWIKDHYREPITIDILAEQAGMSPSSLHAHFKLITHLSPIQYRARLRLQEARRLMVAEGMDAAQAAFKVGYDSASQFSREYGRLYGEAPATDASRLRGRAAIL, encoded by the coding sequence GTGGCGACGTGCGCGCGGCGCTGCGGTAGCGGCCTGGACTATCATTCCGTCATCATCATGCTCGACAAACTGACCTCACTGATGCTGCGCCACGCGCCCGCCGATGGCATGCACGATTGCGCCCTGCCCGGCGTGACCTTGATCCGCTCGTCCACGCCGACCACGCCGATGCCGGCGGTCTACGAACCCTCGATTTGCGTGATGGCGCAGGGGAGCAAGCAGGTGCTGGCGGGCGAGCAGATATTGAACTACGACAGTACCCGTTATCTGATCGCGGCGGTGGATGTCCCGGCCGTCGGCGCGGTGACCGAGGCCACGGTGGAGCGGCCCTATTTGTGCGTGTATTACCGGTTCAACCGGCCGGAGTTGACCAAGCTGGCGTTGAAAGTCGACGCCGCCGCACGGCGGGATGGGATATCCGGTCCGGTGCGCGGGCTGGCGGTCCACGACATGACGCCGCAGCTGGTGGACGCGTTCACCCGGCTGGTGGAACTGCTCGACACGCCGGCCGACATCGACACCCTGGCGCCGCTGATCGAGCAGGAAATCATCTATCGGCTGGCGACCGGGCCGGCGCGGGCGGTGATGCATCATATCGCCACCGGCGACCGCAGCCTGAACCAGGTGTCGCGGGCCATCGGCTGGATCAAGGACCATTACCGCGAGCCGATCACGATCGATATCCTGGCCGAGCAGGCCGGCATGAGTCCGTCGTCGCTGCATGCGCATTTCAAGTTGATCACGCACTTGAGTCCGATCCAGTACCGCGCCCGGTTGCGCTTGCAGGAGGCCCGGCGGCTGATGGTGGCCGAGGGCATGGACGCGGCGCAGGCGGCGTTCAAGGTCGGGTATGACAGCGCCTCGCAGTTCAGCCGCGAGTATGGGCGCCTGTATGGCGAGGCGCCGGCCACCGACGCCAGCCGGCTGCGGGGCCGGGCGGCGATATTGTGA
- the murQ gene encoding N-acetylmuramic acid 6-phosphate etherase, which translates to MLKTETPSTQHPELDRYPVELLVDALIDDQAHAVRAVQAAAPAISAAVEAMTPRIAGGGRLIYVGAGTSGRLGILDSVELFPTFSWPHQRAVALLAGGLGAMFEAVEGAEDDRAKGAADLRLLYPGFNDVVLLVAASGTTPYVLGALQAARTVGALTVGIANNAGTPLAAGADVGIVLDTGPEVISGSTRLKAGTAQKIVLNTLSSALMVRLHKVYGNLMVDVQANNTKLVERAIQLTMHATGADADAARGVLEQCHFQVKVAIVALLKKLGVEQAQGLLEAARGDVRAALR; encoded by the coding sequence ATGCTGAAAACCGAGACGCCGAGTACGCAGCACCCCGAACTGGACCGGTACCCGGTGGAATTGCTGGTCGATGCGCTGATCGACGACCAGGCGCACGCGGTGCGCGCGGTGCAAGCGGCCGCGCCGGCCATCAGCGCCGCCGTCGAGGCGATGACGCCGCGCATCGCCGGCGGCGGGCGCCTGATCTATGTCGGCGCCGGCACCTCTGGCCGGCTGGGCATTCTCGACAGCGTCGAACTGTTCCCCACCTTTTCTTGGCCGCACCAGCGCGCCGTGGCCCTGCTCGCCGGCGGCCTGGGCGCGATGTTCGAGGCGGTCGAGGGCGCCGAGGACGACCGCGCCAAGGGCGCCGCCGACCTGAGGTTGCTGTATCCGGGCTTTAACGATGTGGTGCTGCTGGTGGCCGCGTCGGGCACCACGCCGTATGTGCTGGGCGCGCTGCAGGCGGCGCGCACGGTGGGCGCCTTGACGGTGGGCATCGCCAACAATGCCGGCACGCCGCTGGCGGCCGGGGCCGACGTCGGCATCGTGCTCGATACGGGGCCGGAAGTGATTTCCGGCAGCACCCGGCTCAAGGCGGGCACGGCGCAAAAGATCGTGCTCAACACCTTGTCGAGCGCGCTGATGGTGCGGCTGCACAAGGTCTACGGCAATCTGATGGTCGATGTGCAGGCCAATAACACCAAGCTGGTCGAGCGCGCCATCCAGCTGACCATGCACGCCACCGGCGCCGATGCCGACGCCGCGCGCGGCGTGCTGGAGCAATGCCATTTCCAGGTCAAGGTCGCCATTGTCGCGCTGCTTAAAAAGCTCGGTGTCGAGCAGGCGCAGGGACTATTGGAAGCGGCGCGTGGCGACGTGCGCGCGGCGCTGCGGTAG
- a CDS encoding GntR family transcriptional regulator, producing the protein MSQSGFEFKADANDSSPLYMQIARKLSDDVHNGRYQVDQALPSERALSELLNVSRVTARKAIDQLVDQGLVVRRRGSGNYIAPRIEQPLSNLTSFSEQLQQRGHVPGSRWLKRAIVTPTPEEQLSLGLSPYSKVARLERLRLADDVVMAYEVSVLPQTVLNDPNAVGASLYQYLDSIGQSPVRALQHIRAMNASADLARQLGVPEGQAVLYITRIAYLESGEAMELTHSYCHSDHYDFVAEMRRAT; encoded by the coding sequence ATGAGCCAGAGTGGTTTTGAATTCAAGGCGGACGCCAACGACAGTTCGCCCCTGTACATGCAGATTGCCCGGAAATTGAGCGACGATGTGCATAACGGTCGTTATCAGGTCGACCAGGCCCTGCCGTCCGAGCGGGCGTTGTCGGAGTTGCTCAACGTCTCGCGGGTGACCGCGCGCAAGGCGATCGACCAGCTGGTCGACCAGGGCCTGGTGGTGCGCCGGCGCGGGTCGGGCAATTATATCGCGCCGCGCATCGAGCAGCCGTTGTCGAACCTGACCAGTTTTTCGGAGCAGTTGCAGCAGCGCGGCCACGTGCCGGGCTCGCGCTGGCTCAAGCGGGCGATCGTCACGCCCACGCCCGAGGAGCAACTGAGCCTGGGCCTGTCGCCGTATTCAAAGGTGGCGCGGCTCGAGCGCCTGCGGCTGGCCGACGATGTCGTCATGGCCTACGAGGTCAGCGTGCTGCCGCAGACGGTGCTCAACGACCCGAACGCGGTCGGCGCCTCGTTGTACCAGTATCTGGACAGCATCGGCCAGTCGCCGGTGCGGGCGCTGCAGCACATCCGCGCCATGAACGCCTCGGCCGACCTGGCGCGCCAGCTCGGCGTGCCGGAGGGGCAGGCGGTGTTGTACATTACGCGTATTGCTTATCTGGAATCGGGCGAGGCGATGGAGTTGACGCATTCTTATTGTCATAGTGACCATTACGATTTCGTCGCCGAGATGCGCCGCGCCACCTGA